The Streptomyces achromogenes genome window below encodes:
- the rph gene encoding ribonuclease PH has translation MSRIDGRTPEQLRPVTIERGWSKHAEGSVLVSFGDTKVFCTATVTEGVPRWRKGSGEGWVTAEYSMLPRATNTRGDRESVRGKIGGRTHEISRLIGRSLRAVIDYKALGENTIVLDCDVLQADGGTRTAAITGAYVALADAVSWAQGKKLIKAGRQPLTGTVSAVSVGIVGGIPLLDLRYEEDVRAETDMNVVCTGDGRFVEVQGTAEAEPFARDELNSLLDLAVSGCAELTALQRTALDTVLEK, from the coding sequence ATGTCTCGCATCGACGGCCGCACCCCCGAACAGCTCCGCCCCGTCACCATCGAACGCGGCTGGAGCAAGCACGCCGAAGGCTCCGTCCTCGTCTCCTTCGGCGACACCAAGGTCTTCTGCACCGCCACCGTCACCGAAGGCGTCCCCCGCTGGCGCAAAGGCAGCGGCGAAGGCTGGGTCACCGCCGAATACTCCATGCTCCCCCGCGCCACCAACACCCGCGGCGACCGCGAATCCGTCCGCGGCAAGATCGGCGGCCGCACCCACGAGATCTCCCGCCTCATCGGCCGCTCCCTGCGCGCCGTCATCGACTACAAGGCCCTCGGCGAGAACACCATCGTCCTCGACTGCGACGTCCTCCAGGCCGACGGCGGCACCCGCACCGCCGCCATCACCGGCGCGTACGTCGCCCTCGCCGACGCCGTCTCCTGGGCCCAGGGCAAGAAGCTGATCAAGGCAGGCCGCCAGCCCCTCACCGGCACCGTGTCCGCCGTCTCCGTCGGCATCGTCGGCGGCATCCCGCTCCTCGACCTCCGCTACGAGGAGGACGTCCGCGCCGAGACCGACATGAACGTCGTCTGCACCGGCGACGGCCGCTTCGTCGAGGTCCAGGGCACCGCCGAGGCCGAGCCGTTCGCCCGCGACGAACTCAACTCCCTGCTCGACCTCGCCGTTTCCGGCTGCGCCGAACTGACCGCGCTGCAGCGCACGGCACTTGATACCGTCCTCGAAAAGTAA
- a CDS encoding PTS glucose/sucrose transporter subunit IIB has translation MATKAEKIVAGLGGLDNIEEIEGCITRLRTEVSDASLVDEAALKAAGAHGVVKMGTAIQVVIGTDADPIAAEIEDMI, from the coding sequence ATGGCCACCAAGGCTGAGAAGATCGTCGCCGGACTCGGCGGGCTCGACAACATCGAAGAGATCGAAGGCTGCATCACCCGCCTGCGCACCGAGGTCAGCGACGCCTCACTCGTCGACGAAGCCGCCCTGAAGGCCGCCGGCGCCCACGGCGTCGTCAAGATGGGCACCGCCATCCAGGTCGTCATCGGCACCGACGCCGACCCCATCGCAGCGGAGATCGAAGACATGATTTGA
- a CDS encoding PTS transporter subunit EIIC, with product MSAESARSEVSPARRRWQSAFQGLQKMGRSLQLPIAVLPAAGILNRLGQPDVFGDDGLGWTDVAKVMAGAGAALLDGALGLPLLFCIGVAIGMAKKSDGSTALAAVAGFLVYYNVLRQFPEDCAPGSKVIPNIGCQATDNTVGAFAYQNPGVFGGIVMGLLTAFFWQRYHRTKLVDWLGFFNGRRLVPIIMAFVAIAFAALCLWVWPPIGDALENFSDWLDGLDAWGAGIFGVANRALLVIGLHQFLNVPIWFQFGSFTKPDGSVVHGDINMFLAGDPDAGQFTSGFFPIMMFALPAAALAITHCARPGRRKEVGGLMLSVALTSFVTGITEPIEYSFLFVAPLLYAVHAVLTGVSMAVTWGLGVHDGFSFSAGLIDYVINWNLATRPWAIVLIGLCFAAVYYVIFRFAITRFDLKTPGREPEEEREDVTKA from the coding sequence ATGAGTGCCGAGAGCGCCCGGTCCGAGGTCAGTCCTGCGCGCAGGCGCTGGCAGAGCGCGTTCCAGGGTCTGCAGAAGATGGGCCGGAGTCTGCAGTTGCCGATCGCGGTGCTGCCGGCCGCGGGCATCCTCAACCGGCTGGGTCAGCCTGATGTGTTCGGGGACGACGGGCTGGGCTGGACGGACGTGGCGAAGGTGATGGCGGGTGCGGGCGCGGCGCTGCTCGACGGCGCTCTCGGTCTTCCCCTGTTGTTCTGCATCGGTGTGGCGATCGGCATGGCGAAGAAGTCGGACGGTTCGACGGCGCTGGCGGCGGTGGCGGGATTCCTCGTCTACTACAACGTGTTGCGGCAGTTCCCGGAGGACTGTGCGCCGGGTTCGAAGGTGATCCCGAACATCGGGTGTCAGGCGACGGACAACACGGTGGGGGCGTTCGCGTACCAGAATCCGGGGGTGTTCGGCGGGATCGTGATGGGTCTGCTGACGGCGTTCTTCTGGCAGCGGTACCACCGGACGAAGCTGGTGGACTGGCTGGGGTTCTTCAACGGGCGGCGGCTGGTGCCGATCATCATGGCGTTCGTCGCGATCGCGTTCGCGGCGTTGTGTCTGTGGGTGTGGCCGCCGATCGGTGACGCTCTGGAGAACTTCAGCGACTGGCTGGACGGGCTGGACGCGTGGGGTGCGGGCATTTTCGGGGTGGCGAACCGGGCGTTGCTGGTGATCGGTCTGCATCAGTTCCTGAACGTGCCCATCTGGTTCCAGTTCGGGAGTTTCACGAAGCCGGACGGTTCGGTGGTGCACGGTGACATCAACATGTTCCTGGCGGGCGACCCGGACGCGGGGCAGTTCACCTCGGGCTTCTTCCCGATCATGATGTTCGCGTTGCCCGCGGCGGCGCTCGCGATCACGCACTGTGCGAGGCCGGGCCGCCGTAAGGAGGTCGGGGGGCTGATGCTGTCGGTCGCGTTGACTTCGTTCGTGACGGGCATCACCGAGCCGATCGAGTACTCGTTCCTGTTCGTGGCGCCGTTGTTGTATGCGGTGCATGCGGTGCTGACGGGTGTGTCGATGGCGGTGACGTGGGGGTTGGGGGTGCATGACGGGTTCAGTTTCTCGGCGGGGTTGATCGACTACGTCATCAACTGGAACCTGGCGACGCGGCCGTGGGCGATCGTCCTGATCGGTCTGTGTTTCGCGGCCGTCTATTACGTGATCTTCCGGTTCGCGATCACGAGGTTCGATCTGAAGACGCCGGGCCGGGAGCCGGAGGAGGAGCGGGAGGACGTCACGAAAGCCTGA
- a CDS encoding PTS transporter subunit EIIC — MSTATAPTAAPAKKWGSGLFQGLQKVGRSLQLPIAVLPAAGLLLRLGQPDSQERFHIPADVAKVFAGAGGALLDSSFGLPLLFCIGVAIGFAKKADGSTALAAVVGFLTYYAVIHQYPIKDGHEGAAYTSTGLFGGFWQKGNEAAQTASFQNPGVLGGIILGLLTAVLWQRYHRKRLVDWLGFFNGRRLVPIMTSVVGTALGVLVVLGWEPIGDVITDFGEWMTGLGSFGAALFGLINRALIPIGMHQFVNSVAWFQIGDFTDSAGTVFHGDLPRFFAGDPHAGMFMTGFFPIMMFGLPAAALAIAHSARPERRKAVLGMMMSMALTSFITGVTEPIEFTFMFIAPVLYAIHAVLTAISMAVTWALGIHMGFSFSAGFIDVFINWGISTKPWLMIPVGLVFGAIYYVVFRFAITKFNLPTPGREPEEEVEDLTKA, encoded by the coding sequence ATGAGCACCGCCACCGCGCCCACGGCGGCCCCTGCGAAGAAGTGGGGATCCGGCCTTTTCCAGGGCCTCCAGAAGGTCGGCCGAAGCCTTCAGCTGCCCATCGCCGTGCTGCCGGCGGCGGGTCTGCTGCTGCGGCTGGGCCAGCCGGACTCCCAGGAGCGGTTCCACATCCCGGCGGACGTGGCGAAGGTGTTCGCCGGGGCCGGCGGCGCCCTGCTGGACAGTTCCTTCGGGCTGCCCCTGCTGTTCTGCATAGGCGTGGCCATCGGCTTCGCCAAGAAGGCCGACGGTTCGACCGCGCTGGCCGCCGTGGTCGGCTTCCTCACCTACTACGCGGTGATCCACCAGTACCCGATCAAGGACGGCCACGAGGGCGCCGCCTATACGTCGACCGGCCTTTTCGGCGGCTTCTGGCAGAAGGGCAACGAAGCCGCGCAGACGGCGAGCTTCCAGAACCCGGGCGTACTCGGCGGCATCATCCTCGGTCTGCTGACCGCCGTGCTGTGGCAGCGCTACCACCGCAAGAGGCTCGTCGACTGGCTCGGCTTCTTCAACGGCCGCCGGCTCGTGCCGATCATGACCTCCGTCGTCGGCACCGCCCTCGGTGTGCTGGTCGTGCTGGGCTGGGAGCCCATCGGTGACGTCATCACCGACTTCGGCGAGTGGATGACCGGTCTCGGCTCCTTCGGCGCCGCGCTCTTCGGTCTCATCAACCGCGCGCTGATCCCGATCGGCATGCACCAGTTCGTGAACTCCGTCGCCTGGTTCCAGATCGGCGACTTCACCGACTCCGCCGGCACCGTCTTCCACGGTGACCTGCCGCGCTTCTTCGCTGGTGATCCGCACGCCGGTATGTTCATGACAGGCTTCTTCCCGATCATGATGTTCGGTCTCCCGGCCGCGGCCCTCGCCATCGCGCACTCCGCTCGTCCGGAGCGCCGCAAGGCCGTGCTGGGCATGATGATGTCGATGGCCCTGACGTCGTTCATCACCGGTGTCACCGAGCCGATCGAGTTCACCTTCATGTTCATCGCGCCGGTCCTCTACGCCATCCACGCGGTCCTCACCGCGATCTCGATGGCCGTGACGTGGGCGCTGGGCATACACATGGGCTTCAGCTTCTCGGCGGGCTTCATCGACGTGTTCATCAACTGGGGCATCTCCACCAAGCCCTGGCTGATGATCCCGGTCGGTCTGGTCTTCGGCGCGATCTACTACGTCGTCTTCCGCTTCGCGATCACCAAGTTCAACCTCCCCACCCCGGGCCGGGAGCCCGAGGAGGAGGTCGAGGACCTCACCAAGGCGTAG
- a CDS encoding MBL fold metallo-hydrolase — protein sequence MKLTVVGCSGSFPSAESACSSYLVEADGFRLLLDMGNGALGELQRHCGLYDLDAIFLSHLHADHCIDMCAYFVARYYRHDGGRCDPIPVYGPEGTEHRLTTAYADTPSASSMSEVFDFHTVKPSTFDIGPFTVHTERVAHPVEAYGIRVEHGGRSLTYSGDTGVSPALLELARDTDLFLCEAAFTHGKENIPDLHLNGREAGETASRAGARKLVLTHIPPWTDPQVNLEDARAVFDGPVELAAPRQTYEI from the coding sequence ATGAAGCTCACCGTCGTCGGCTGCTCGGGGTCGTTCCCCTCCGCGGAATCGGCCTGCTCGAGCTACCTCGTCGAGGCCGACGGCTTCCGGCTGCTTCTCGACATGGGCAACGGCGCCCTGGGCGAGCTGCAGCGCCACTGCGGTCTCTACGACCTCGACGCGATCTTCCTGAGCCATCTGCACGCCGACCACTGCATCGACATGTGCGCGTACTTCGTCGCGCGCTACTACCGGCACGACGGCGGGCGCTGCGACCCCATCCCGGTCTACGGCCCCGAGGGCACCGAGCACCGCCTGACCACCGCCTACGCCGACACCCCCTCGGCCTCCTCCATGAGCGAGGTCTTCGACTTCCACACGGTCAAGCCGTCCACCTTCGACATCGGCCCGTTCACCGTGCACACGGAACGGGTCGCCCACCCGGTGGAGGCCTACGGCATCCGTGTCGAACACGGCGGCAGATCGCTGACGTACTCCGGCGACACCGGCGTCAGTCCCGCACTGCTGGAACTCGCCCGCGACACGGACCTGTTCCTCTGCGAGGCCGCCTTCACCCACGGCAAGGAGAACATCCCCGACCTGCACCTCAACGGGCGCGAGGCCGGCGAGACGGCGAGCCGGGCGGGCGCGCGCAAGCTCGTGCTGACCCACATCCCGCCGTGGACCGACCCCCAGGTCAACCTCGAGGACGCCCGCGCGGTGTTCGACGGCCCGGTGGAACTGGCCGCGCCACGGCAGACGTACGAGATCTGA
- a CDS encoding type II toxin-antitoxin system PemK/MazF family toxin, translating to MDTSWWLALAAVVLLALVAALVDGWGRGRRPRGGGTRPPGRPKRPPTGRPARGRDRAGRPQPAEIWWANVPYEDGPEPRGAGRRATAGDGRAKDRPCLVLAVRGDRVTVAKITSKYRDERPGVIRLPPGAVGDAQGRPSFLETEELRQVRVREFRRRVGVVDPALWDQVRHLTA from the coding sequence ATGGACACGTCCTGGTGGCTCGCGCTCGCCGCGGTGGTACTGCTGGCGCTGGTCGCCGCGCTCGTGGACGGCTGGGGTCGCGGGCGGCGTCCGCGGGGAGGCGGGACCCGGCCGCCGGGTCGGCCGAAGCGTCCGCCGACGGGACGGCCGGCGCGGGGGCGTGATCGCGCGGGGCGGCCGCAGCCGGCGGAGATCTGGTGGGCGAACGTGCCGTACGAGGACGGGCCGGAGCCGCGGGGGGCCGGGCGACGAGCGACGGCGGGAGACGGGCGGGCCAAGGACCGGCCGTGTCTGGTGCTGGCGGTGCGCGGCGACCGGGTGACGGTCGCGAAGATCACCAGTAAGTACCGTGACGAGCGGCCCGGGGTGATCCGGCTGCCGCCGGGCGCGGTCGGGGACGCGCAGGGGCGGCCGAGCTTCCTGGAGACGGAGGAGTTGCGCCAGGTCCGGGTGCGGGAGTTCCGGCGCCGGGTGGGGGTCGTGGACCCGGCCCTGTGGGACCAGGTCCGTCATCTGACCGCCTGA
- a CDS encoding PLP-dependent cysteine synthase family protein, translating to MRYDSPLAAVGNTPLVRLPRLSPSADVRIWAKLEDRNPTGSVKDRPALHMVEQAEKDGRLTPGCTILEPTSGNTGISLAMAAKLKGYRIVCVMPENTSQERRDLLAMWGAEIISSPAAGGSNTAVRVAKELAAEHPDWVMLYQYGNPDNAGAHYATTGPEILADLPSITHFVAGLGTTGTLMGVGRFLRENKPDVKIVAAEPRYDDLVYGLRNLDEGFVPELYDASVLTTRFSVGSADAVTRTRELLQQEGIFAGVSTGAALHAAIGVGNKALKAGESADIAFVVADGGWKYLSTGVYTAATTEEAIETLQGQLWA from the coding sequence ATGCGTTACGACTCCCCGCTGGCCGCGGTGGGCAACACCCCGCTGGTGCGCCTGCCGCGGCTCTCGCCGTCCGCCGACGTCCGCATCTGGGCGAAGCTCGAGGACCGCAACCCCACCGGCTCCGTCAAGGACCGCCCCGCCCTGCACATGGTGGAACAGGCCGAGAAGGACGGCCGCCTCACCCCCGGCTGCACCATCCTCGAGCCCACCAGCGGCAACACCGGCATCTCCCTCGCCATGGCGGCCAAGCTCAAGGGCTACCGCATCGTCTGCGTGATGCCCGAGAACACCTCGCAGGAACGCCGCGACCTGCTCGCCATGTGGGGCGCCGAGATCATCTCCTCCCCGGCCGCCGGCGGATCCAACACCGCCGTGCGCGTCGCCAAGGAACTCGCCGCCGAGCACCCCGACTGGGTGATGCTCTACCAGTACGGCAACCCCGACAACGCGGGCGCCCACTACGCCACCACCGGCCCGGAGATCCTCGCCGACCTCCCCTCCATCACCCACTTCGTCGCCGGTCTCGGCACGACGGGCACGCTGATGGGCGTCGGCCGGTTCCTCCGCGAGAACAAGCCGGACGTGAAGATCGTCGCCGCCGAGCCACGCTACGACGACCTCGTCTACGGCCTGCGCAACCTCGACGAGGGCTTCGTGCCCGAGTTGTACGACGCCTCCGTCCTCACCACCCGCTTCTCCGTCGGCTCGGCCGACGCCGTCACCCGCACTCGGGAACTCCTCCAGCAGGAGGGCATCTTCGCCGGCGTCTCCACCGGCGCCGCCCTGCACGCTGCGATCGGCGTCGGCAACAAGGCGCTGAAGGCGGGGGAGAGCGCCGACATCGCGTTCGTCGTCGCGGACGGCGGCTGGAAGTACCTGTCGACGGGCGTCTACACCGCGGCCACCACGGAGGAGGCGATCGAGACCCTCCAGGGCCAGCTCTGGGCGTAG
- a CDS encoding MoaD/ThiS family protein — MAIEVRIPTILRQYTDGQKAVEGSGETLADLFTDLETRHAGIHARIVDDGKLRRFVNVYLNDEDVRFVDGIDTKLTDGDTVTILPAVAGGMA; from the coding sequence ATGGCCATCGAGGTCCGCATCCCCACCATCCTCCGCCAGTACACCGACGGTCAGAAGGCGGTGGAGGGCAGCGGTGAGACCCTCGCCGACCTGTTCACCGACCTCGAGACCCGGCATGCGGGCATCCACGCCCGCATCGTGGACGACGGCAAGCTGCGCCGCTTCGTCAACGTGTACCTGAACGACGAGGACGTCCGCTTCGTCGACGGCATCGACACCAAGCTGACCGACGGCGACACCGTGACCATCCTGCCGGCCGTCGCCGGCGGCATGGCCTGA
- a CDS encoding winged helix-turn-helix domain-containing protein, whose protein sequence is MVLNDVSDKTPGALLVARLHVDLCRLASAIC, encoded by the coding sequence ATGGTTCTGAACGACGTGAGCGACAAGACGCCGGGCGCACTGCTCGTGGCGCGGCTGCACGTCGACCTGTGCAGGCTCGCCAGCGCCATCTGTTGA
- a CDS encoding isochorismatase family protein, with product MRRALIVVDVQNDFCEGGSLAVAGGADVAAAITELIGQAPAGYRHVVATRDHHIAPGGHFADNPDYVHSWPAHCVAGTEGVGFHPNFAPAVASGAVDAVFSKGDYSAAYSGFEGADENGVGLGDWLRDRQIDEVDVVGIATDHCVRATALDAARAGFRTQVLLSLTAGVAEDTTDRALEDMRAAGVHLTGKPVV from the coding sequence ATGCGCCGCGCCTTGATCGTCGTAGACGTGCAGAACGACTTCTGCGAGGGAGGCAGCCTCGCGGTGGCCGGCGGCGCCGACGTGGCCGCCGCCATCACCGAACTGATCGGCCAGGCCCCCGCCGGGTACCGGCACGTCGTAGCCACCCGCGACCACCACATCGCGCCCGGCGGCCACTTCGCCGACAACCCCGACTACGTCCACTCCTGGCCCGCGCACTGCGTCGCCGGCACCGAGGGCGTCGGCTTCCACCCCAACTTCGCCCCGGCCGTCGCCTCCGGCGCCGTCGACGCCGTCTTCTCCAAAGGCGACTACTCCGCCGCCTACAGCGGCTTCGAAGGCGCCGACGAGAACGGCGTCGGCCTCGGCGACTGGCTGCGCGACCGGCAGATCGACGAGGTCGACGTCGTCGGCATCGCCACCGACCACTGCGTGCGGGCCACCGCCCTGGACGCCGCCCGCGCGGGCTTCCGCACCCAGGTCCTGCTGTCCCTCACCGCCGGCGTGGCCGAGGACACCACCGACCGGGCCCTGGAGGACATGCGCGCGGCGGGCGTCCACCTGACGGGAAAGCCCGTCGTCTGA
- a CDS encoding nicotinate phosphoribosyltransferase: MNTADLGLPVRVPSTALFTDQYELTMLQAALKAGTAERRSVFEVFTRRLPDGRRYGVVAGTGRVLDAVENFRFGTDLLAFLRERDIVDETTLDWLAGYRFSGDVSGYPEGEVYFPGSPIMRVEGSFAECVLLETVILSILNHDSAIAAAASRMSSAAGERPLIEMGARRTHELAAVAAARAAYVGGFTTTSDLAAGFRYGIPTVGTSAHAFTLLHDTERDAFRAQIDSLGRGTTLLVDTYDVAEAVRTAVDVAGPELGAVRIDSGDLLLVAHRVRQQLDDLGATGTRIIVTSDLDEYAIASLAAAPVDAYGVGTQLVTGSGHPTASMVYKLVARAESDDPAAPLVPVAKKSTGGKTSVGGRKWAARRLDAYGVAEAEVVGTGDVPADLADRQLLVDLVRAGEVVAREPLDTVRDRHTAARAGLPLSATQLSRGEPVLPTEYVHCPSGN; encoded by the coding sequence ATGAACACAGCGGACCTTGGGCTGCCGGTGCGAGTCCCGTCGACGGCGCTCTTCACGGACCAGTACGAGCTGACGATGCTGCAGGCCGCGTTGAAGGCGGGTACCGCCGAACGCCGCAGCGTGTTCGAGGTCTTCACCCGCCGACTGCCGGACGGCCGCCGCTACGGTGTCGTCGCCGGCACCGGCCGGGTCCTCGACGCGGTGGAGAACTTCCGCTTCGGCACCGACCTCCTCGCCTTCCTGCGCGAACGCGACATCGTCGACGAGACGACCCTCGACTGGCTCGCCGGATACCGCTTCTCGGGTGACGTCAGCGGCTACCCCGAGGGTGAGGTCTACTTCCCCGGCTCGCCGATCATGCGCGTCGAGGGCTCCTTCGCCGAATGCGTCCTCCTCGAGACCGTCATCCTCTCCATCCTCAACCACGACTCCGCGATCGCCGCCGCGGCCTCCCGCATGTCCTCCGCCGCAGGCGAGCGCCCCCTCATCGAGATGGGCGCCCGCCGCACCCACGAACTCGCCGCGGTCGCCGCCGCCCGCGCCGCCTACGTCGGCGGCTTCACCACCACATCCGACCTCGCCGCCGGCTTCCGCTACGGCATCCCCACCGTCGGCACCAGCGCCCACGCCTTCACCCTCCTGCACGACACCGAGCGGGACGCCTTCCGGGCGCAGATCGACTCCCTCGGCCGGGGCACCACCCTCCTCGTGGACACCTACGACGTCGCCGAAGCCGTCCGCACCGCCGTCGACGTCGCCGGACCCGAGCTCGGCGCCGTCCGCATCGACTCCGGCGACCTCCTCCTCGTCGCCCACCGGGTACGCCAGCAGCTCGACGACCTCGGCGCCACCGGCACCCGCATCATCGTCACCTCCGACCTCGACGAATACGCCATCGCCTCCCTCGCCGCGGCCCCCGTGGACGCCTACGGCGTCGGCACCCAGCTCGTCACCGGCTCCGGACACCCCACGGCCTCCATGGTCTACAAGCTCGTCGCCCGCGCCGAGTCCGACGACCCGGCCGCCCCGCTCGTCCCGGTGGCGAAGAAGTCGACCGGCGGCAAGACGTCGGTCGGCGGCCGCAAGTGGGCCGCCCGCCGCCTCGACGCGTACGGCGTCGCCGAGGCCGAGGTCGTCGGCACCGGCGACGTCCCCGCCGACCTGGCCGACCGCCAGCTGCTCGTCGACCTCGTCAGGGCCGGCGAGGTCGTCGCCCGCGAACCCCTCGACACCGTCCGCGACCGCCACACGGCCGCCCGCGCCGGCCTGCCCCTGTCCGCCACCCAGCTCTCCCGCGGCGAACCCGTCCTCCCCACGGAGTATGTGCACTGCCCGTCGGGTAACTAG
- the clpS gene encoding ATP-dependent Clp protease adapter ClpS has product MGLVTSPAPLEIERTESAEEVFAVPEPDVPWVTIVHNDPVNLMSYVTYVFQAYFGYSKDKATKLMLDVHHKGRAVVSSGSREEMERDVQAMHGYGLWATLQQDRK; this is encoded by the coding sequence ATGGGCCTTGTGACGTCACCCGCTCCCCTTGAGATCGAACGCACCGAGTCGGCGGAGGAGGTCTTCGCCGTACCCGAGCCGGACGTCCCCTGGGTCACGATCGTGCACAACGACCCGGTCAACCTCATGAGCTACGTGACGTACGTCTTCCAGGCGTACTTCGGCTACTCCAAGGACAAGGCCACCAAGCTCATGCTCGACGTCCACCACAAGGGCCGGGCGGTCGTCTCCAGCGGATCCCGCGAGGAGATGGAACGCGACGTGCAGGCCATGCACGGGTACGGCCTGTGGGCCACCCTCCAGCAGGACCGGAAGTAG
- a CDS encoding DUF2017 domain-containing protein: MPGHFEPLPGGGAAVALDDVEISIIRSLAVQLLELIGPGPAEDAPDDPLAELFAEGPSEPPADAVLRRLFPDAYTDPEATPGPREADEQKAHSAEFRRYTENDLRAGKRENALAVVRSLDALASEAADAGGAVLKLTPQESQQWLRALNDLRLAIGARLEITDEEDTDLLYRLPDEDPRKPMVMAYLWLGGLQETLVTTLMP, from the coding sequence ATGCCTGGACACTTCGAACCGCTCCCCGGCGGCGGCGCGGCCGTCGCGCTCGACGACGTCGAGATCTCCATCATCCGGTCGCTGGCCGTGCAGCTCCTGGAGCTGATCGGCCCGGGCCCCGCCGAGGACGCCCCCGACGACCCGCTCGCCGAGCTCTTCGCCGAGGGTCCGAGCGAGCCGCCCGCCGATGCCGTGCTCCGGCGACTGTTCCCGGACGCCTACACCGACCCGGAGGCGACACCGGGCCCGCGGGAGGCGGACGAGCAGAAGGCGCACTCCGCCGAGTTCCGCCGGTACACGGAGAACGACCTGCGGGCCGGCAAGCGGGAGAACGCCCTCGCGGTGGTCCGCTCGCTGGACGCGCTGGCCTCCGAGGCGGCCGACGCGGGCGGGGCGGTGCTGAAGCTGACGCCGCAGGAGTCCCAGCAGTGGCTGCGGGCGCTCAACGACCTGCGGCTGGCGATCGGCGCCCGGCTGGAGATCACCGACGAGGAGGACACCGACCTTCTCTACCGGCTGCCGGACGAGGATCCGCGCAAGCCGATGGTGATGGCGTACCTGTGGCTGGGCGGACTCCAGGAGACCCTGGTGACGACCCTGATGCCGTAG
- a CDS encoding amino acid permease translates to MSSEKVTDAAVTDTPEEGYERGLGSRQVQMIAIGGAIGVGLFLSAGANIAKAGPSLIVMYALAGVIVFFIMRALGELLLYRPVSGSFAEYSREFLGPFFGYFTGWTYWLMWVVTGMAELTAAAIYVQFWFPAVPRWVTALVFLVILFGVNLISVKVFGELEFWFSMVKVTALIGMIVIGLGVLTFGFSSAGDTAAVSNLWAFDGFFPKGVGSSLMTLQGVMFAYLAVELVGVTAGESENPEKTLPKAINTLPWRIALFYVGALTVILCVVKWTEFTAGASPFVVAFAKIGIPAGAGIVNFVVLTAALSSCNSGMYSTGRMLRNLADSGEAPAVFRKLSASKAPAFGITVSVLFMGIGVILNYVVPEKAFGYVTSVATAAGIWTWLMILISHVRYRRAVVAGRLPASSFPAPGGSAFSWVAIVFLLFVTGLIAYDADSRVCLYVMAGWAAALGVGWAVLKSRNPQVTGRREPEFEKVG, encoded by the coding sequence ATGTCCTCCGAGAAGGTCACTGACGCCGCCGTCACTGACACTCCCGAAGAGGGGTACGAACGCGGGCTCGGCAGCCGCCAGGTCCAGATGATCGCGATCGGCGGCGCCATCGGCGTCGGCCTCTTCCTGTCCGCCGGGGCGAACATCGCCAAGGCCGGTCCCAGCCTCATCGTGATGTACGCCCTCGCCGGCGTGATCGTCTTCTTCATCATGCGGGCGCTCGGCGAGCTGCTGCTGTACCGCCCGGTGTCGGGCTCGTTCGCGGAGTACTCCCGCGAGTTCCTCGGCCCGTTCTTCGGGTACTTCACCGGCTGGACGTACTGGCTGATGTGGGTCGTCACCGGCATGGCCGAGCTGACGGCCGCCGCGATCTACGTCCAGTTCTGGTTCCCGGCCGTCCCGCGGTGGGTCACGGCCCTGGTCTTCCTGGTGATCCTCTTCGGGGTGAACCTGATCTCCGTGAAGGTGTTCGGAGAGCTCGAGTTCTGGTTCTCGATGGTCAAGGTCACCGCGCTGATCGGCATGATCGTCATCGGTCTGGGCGTCCTCACCTTCGGCTTCAGCTCGGCCGGCGACACCGCCGCCGTCTCCAACCTGTGGGCCTTCGACGGCTTCTTCCCCAAGGGCGTCGGCTCGTCCCTGATGACCCTGCAGGGCGTCATGTTCGCCTACCTCGCGGTAGAGCTGGTCGGCGTGACCGCCGGTGAGTCGGAGAACCCGGAGAAGACGCTGCCGAAGGCCATCAACACGCTGCCGTGGCGCATCGCGCTGTTCTACGTCGGCGCGCTCACCGTCATCCTGTGCGTGGTGAAGTGGACCGAGTTCACCGCCGGGGCCTCCCCGTTCGTCGTGGCCTTCGCGAAGATCGGCATCCCGGCGGGCGCGGGCATCGTCAACTTCGTCGTGCTGACGGCCGCGCTGTCCTCCTGCAACTCCGGCATGTACTCGACCGGCCGCATGCTGCGCAACCTGGCCGACAGCGGCGAGGCCCCGGCGGTCTTCCGCAAGCTGTCCGCGTCCAAGGCGCCGGCCTTCGGCATCACGGTCTCGGTGCTCTTCATGGGCATCGGCGTGATCCTGAACTACGTCGTCCCCGAGAAGGCCTTCGGCTACGTCACCTCCGTCGCCACCGCGGCCGGCATCTGGACGTGGCTGATGATCCTGATCAGCCACGTCCGGTACCGCCGTGCGGTGGTCGCGGGCCGGCTGCCCGCGTCCAGCTTCCCGGCCCCCGGCGGCTCGGCGTTCAGCTGGGTGGCCATCGTGTTCCTGCTCTTCGTCACCGGCCTGATCGCGTACGACGCCGACTCGCGGGTCTGCCTGTACGTGATGGCGGGCTGGGCTGCCGCCCTCGGCGTCGGCTGGGCGGTCCTCAAGAGCCGCAACCCGCAGGTCACCGGCCGGCGCGAGCCGGAGTTCGAGAAGGTCGGCTGA